One genomic segment of Nocardioides cavernaquae includes these proteins:
- a CDS encoding DUF1416 domain-containing protein, whose translation MCGATEGGLPLDGINTKIEAIIQGQVTKGGSPVSVAYVRLLDKSGEFTAEVPVSATGHFRFFAGNGEWTLRTLAPGAETVDRTVVAAVGSIAEVEIAL comes from the coding sequence ATGTGTGGAGCAACTGAGGGCGGTCTGCCGCTCGACGGCATCAACACCAAGATCGAGGCCATCATCCAGGGCCAGGTGACCAAGGGCGGCTCGCCCGTCTCCGTCGCCTACGTGCGACTGCTGGACAAGAGCGGCGAGTTCACCGCCGAGGTGCCGGTTTCCGCGACCGGTCACTTCCGGTTCTTCGCCGGCAACGGCGAGTGGACCCTGCGCACCCTGGCGCCCGGTGCCGAGACCGTCGACCGCACGGTCGTCGCCGCCGTCGGCTCGATCGCCGAGGTCGAGATCGCTCTCTGA
- a CDS encoding sulfurtransferase, which produces MAREDVLVTAQWVEDNLDNPQVVLIEVDEDTAAYDRSHIRGAIKLDWTTDLQDQVRRDFVSKEQFEALLSDKGVANDSTVVLYGGNNNWFAAYAYWYFKLYGHQDVKLLDGGRKKWELDARELTDEPVKLDATSYTASEQDLSIRAFRDDVVAAIGVQNLVDVRSPDEYAGRLLAPAHLPQEQAQRAGHVPTAASVPWSKAANDDGTFRSNEELKEIYTEAGVDWTKDTIAYCRIGERSSHTWFALQELLGEPNVKNYDGSWTEYGSLVGVPIALGDERGEA; this is translated from the coding sequence ATGGCTCGCGAAGACGTGCTCGTCACCGCCCAGTGGGTCGAGGACAACCTCGACAACCCCCAGGTCGTCCTCATCGAGGTCGACGAGGACACCGCGGCGTACGACCGCAGCCACATCCGTGGCGCGATCAAGCTCGACTGGACCACGGACCTCCAGGACCAGGTCCGCCGGGACTTCGTCAGCAAGGAGCAGTTCGAGGCGCTCCTGTCCGACAAGGGTGTCGCCAACGACTCCACCGTCGTGCTCTACGGCGGCAACAACAACTGGTTCGCGGCCTACGCCTACTGGTACTTCAAGCTCTACGGTCACCAGGACGTCAAGCTCCTCGACGGCGGCCGCAAGAAGTGGGAGCTCGACGCCCGCGAGCTGACGGACGAGCCGGTGAAGCTCGACGCCACGTCGTACACCGCTTCCGAGCAGGACCTGTCGATCCGCGCCTTCCGTGACGACGTCGTCGCCGCCATCGGCGTGCAGAACCTCGTCGACGTGCGTTCCCCCGACGAGTACGCCGGTCGGCTGCTCGCCCCGGCCCACCTCCCGCAGGAGCAGGCCCAGCGCGCCGGCCACGTCCCCACCGCCGCCTCCGTGCCGTGGTCGAAGGCTGCCAACGACGACGGCACCTTCCGCTCCAACGAGGAGCTCAAGGAGATCTACACCGAGGCCGGCGTCGACTGGACCAAGGACACGATCGCCTACTGCCGCATCGGTGAGCGCTCGTCGCACACGTGGTTCGCGCTGCAGGAGCTGCTCGGTGAGCCCAACGTCAAGAACTACGACGGCTCGTGGACCGAGTACGGTTCGCTCGTGGGCGTCCCGATCGCGCTCGGCGACGAGCGCGGCGAGGCCTGA
- a CDS encoding DUF4395 domain-containing protein yields the protein MSTNKIDPRGPQFTAALTAVVLAAVLLLAPSAAAVALLAVQAGFFALGAVRGIQHTPHAWVFRTVVRPRLSPPTHLEDAAPPRFAQAVGLAFAVAGLLGYLLGSEIAGAIAVGFALTAALLNAVFRFCLGCEMYLVLKRLTARTAQPI from the coding sequence ATGAGCACCAACAAGATCGATCCGCGGGGGCCGCAGTTCACTGCCGCCCTGACCGCGGTCGTGCTTGCCGCCGTCCTGCTGCTGGCGCCCTCTGCCGCAGCGGTGGCACTGCTGGCAGTGCAGGCCGGATTCTTCGCGCTGGGCGCCGTCCGCGGCATCCAGCACACCCCTCACGCATGGGTGTTCCGCACCGTGGTCCGGCCGCGACTCTCCCCTCCGACCCACCTCGAGGACGCCGCGCCGCCGCGCTTCGCCCAGGCCGTCGGCCTGGCGTTCGCGGTGGCCGGCCTCCTCGGCTATCTCCTCGGCAGCGAGATCGCGGGCGCGATCGCTGTCGGGTTCGCCCTGACCGCCGCGTTGCTCAACGCGGTGTTCCGGTTCTGCCTGGGCTGCGAGATGTACCTCGTGCTCAAGCGCCTGACCGCCCGCACCGCACAGCCCATCTGA